The nucleotide window AATAAGTAGGCACTTAATGGTTTTGGTAATTTACGAATTTCATGAATAGCTTGAGGCAACTCCTTGAATGTCAAGATTGGTAAAATTGGACCGAACAACTCATCTTCCATTGACGGACTATTCCATGTTATATTTTCTAAGATCGTCGGCTCAATATATAAATCCTCACGGTCTGTGCTTCCACCAAATGTTACTGTTTGGCGTTCTTGATCAATCAATTTTTGTAAGCGATCAAATTGCCGTTCATTAATAATGCGCCCATAATCCGCGCTTTTCTGTGCATCTACACCAAAAAACTCACGAATCGTCTTTTTCATGATTTTGCTAAATTTCTTCGCTACTGACTCATGTACTAATACATAATCTGGCGCTACACAAGTTTGGCCTGTATTATTAAATTTCCCCCATGCAATTCGTTTTGCCGCCACATCTAAATTAGCTGTTTGGTCAACGATTACTGGACTTTTTCCACCAAGTTCTAATGTAATCGGTGTTAAACGCTCAGCCGCTGCCTTTGCGACTACCTTCCCTACTGCAACACTTCCTGTAAAGAAAATATAATCAAATGGTGCATGAATTAATGCTGTTACTTCATCTTTTTCTCCTTCAACAACACGTACATAATTTGCAGGGAAAGTTTCTTCAATTATTTTTTTTATCATAATAGCCGTATGCACAGCGGACTCAGATGGTTTAATAATTGCTGTATTTCCGCCGATAATCGCCCCAATCAGCGGTTCAATAACTAATTGAAACGGATAATTAAATGGTCCAATAATACATGTAACACCATATGGTTCACGTACAATAAAGCTTTTTGCAGGTTGGAAATGTAATGGTGTTTTTATAGACTGTGGCTTCATCCACTCATCTAAATTTTTTAAAAAATAAGAAATGCTATCATATACAATTCCTATCTCATTTGAGTAGGCTTCAAATTCGCTTTTTCTTAAATCCAATGCAAGTGCCTCTATCACTTGTGCTTCATATTTTTTTATCGTTTCTTTTAATAACACGAGCTGTTGCTTACGAAATTCTATATCTTTAGTTGCGCCAGTAAAATAAAATGAGCGCTGAGATTCAATCATTTGATCTAGTTCTTGTGCAGTAAAATTCATTTTTCTCATCCTTTCTTAGAAAAACTATGCATAAATTATAACCGTTCACACATATTAACTATAGTATTAACTACTACTTTTTTCTAGCGAATTCCTGCTTGAAAGGAGGACCCTTTTTCAAAAGTGATCAACGCAATTAATACGTTTACAAATTTAAAAGTATGGGAAATCAATTATTAACAAGAATTCAAAGAAATTAGTCAAGCATTAAAATCGTACAAGGGGGCTATATTAATGATTACAACTGAAACTTGGTGGGGAGAAATTTTTTCTGGACCATTATCAATTGGACTTAATGAACAAAAGTTACAACAATTAGAGGATGAATCATTTTTATACTTCGACGAATTTGCAGCTACTCTTCATAATGATGAACAAAATACTTAACTTATTAAGGACTGTCTCAATTGGCGGTCCTTTTTGTTTTTTAGTCAATGTCTTAGTAATTTATTGAGAACATAATTCAACCTAGAAGGAGGTTAACCTCAATTTGAATAAATTACTAAAAGTACTGCTCATTTTATTTACTATTTTTATTAGTATTGTCTCAGTTCAATTTATTATTAAAACCATTAATTCCAATGAAAAAAAGGAAATTAAAGAAACACATATGACATCTGAGCAAATGGAAGTTCAAACGATGACAACCATTTCAGATATTGTACTCAATCAGTTACTAGAAAATGTAATTTTAAATATAGATCTTTCTCAAAATAAGAAGGGCTTTGATGTTGTACTATATTTACAAGCAAATGAATTTATTTCAGAAGATACTTTACTAAAAGATAGCTACAATTTATTAATACCTATTCAACAAGTTAAAACAATTCATGATTTCACTATTAAATGGCATATGCTTGTAAAAAATAAAAATACGGAAGTACTCATATTATCTTTTAATGAAGACACAATAGCTACAATAGAAAAATACTCCTATATGGATTTAACACAATTGGCAACGACGTATGTAAGACATAAAAGCCTTCACTAATAAAATGGCATAAATCACAATTTTCATGAGTCATTACAAGCACTTTTTCTAAATTATGCTTATTTGATTTTTTATTTCCTATGTTATGAACGATGCTCCTCCAATATATGTTTTCTCGTTTTAAAAAGGTTCTAAGTCAAATGTTGGGGTAGTGTCATATTGATTCTTCAATTGGCACTGCCTCTTTTTGTTGTTTCTAATATAGTCCGTTGATTTCCATTACGGGCGGACGCTTTCCGCGGGCACGGCCTGAGCCTGTAGTCTCAGGCGTCGTGCTGTTCCCGCTGGAGTCTGCCGCCCTCCATTCCAATCAACTCTCTATTAACCAAGGTGAATCCCTACATTTTTATATACATGATTTAGTAATATCTTTGCTTTATAGTGTTCAAATTTACGGAATCCATAGGCATTCCTTTTTAATACTTTGGAGGTATTTTTAATCCCTTCTAAAAATCCATTAGAATAACCAAATGCATAGCTATTTAGAATTTCTTTTTGCCAGTTCTTAAACGTTTTTATTGCTTTTAAAAAGGCTGGATTTTTTGTTTCTTCAACCTTTCGGTAGAAGTCATATAATTTCACTTTCACTTCTGATACACTTTCTTTTTTCGATTCTCGTTGCCACTTCTTATAAAGTTCTTTTAATTCATGTGCTTCCTTCAATTCAGTGGACATATTGATATAACGATTTAAGTACCAACGTTCTTTTTCGGTTAATTTGTGTTCATCCTTATGCAAGACATAGCGCATTCGCTTCGCCTTTTTACGGTCATAAGAATTCCATTCATTTGGACTTTCCGACGTACTTCATCCACAGCCCAATGAATATAGCGACAGTAATGAAAACGGTCAGCCACAATAACAGGACGATTTAAAGCCTTCTTTACTGCTGCTTTAAAGCTAGGATTCATATCCATCACAACGATTTCGACATCTGCCCCATTTTCTTGAAGATAGTGTTTAATTGTTTCTTTTCTACGATTTGGCAAAATATCAATAGGTTCATGTGTATCTGCGTTTGCGATTATCAGTTGATAAGTTCCAGCATCTGTATCTGCTTTAATTCATCGATCGCAATCGCTTTTGGTAAACGTACCTTTTCTGGTAATTGATGAACAAGCTGTTTAAAGCGTCGAATCACTGTTGATGAAGATGTACCAAGTACATCTGCTGCTTCTTTAAAAGTTTTCGCTTTAACCGAACGAATACGAACAACCTGATTCCATTCCTTTGAAAAGCGTTGGTAACGCTCGACAAAAGGGGAATCTTCACTAAATCTTTTGCCACAAGAACAGCGGTAACGGCGTCTTTTATAAAAGAGAACGGTTAAACGTTCAAACCACTTTAAATGTTTGATTTTTTGAATACGATAATCGTGAACTTTATCTGTTAATTGACCACAATCTGGGCAAGTATGTTCTTTTTGAGGCATCGAAACATGAAGAACAATTAGATTCTTCTGTTCCGTCATTTCATTGATGATTACTTCTTTTAATCCTGGGATGTTCATGGTAAAATTCATAGAGCACAAATCACCTTTCTATATCTTGTTTCTAGTCAATTCAAGTATATAAAAAAGTGTGATTTTGTGCTTTTTTTATGTGAATTTGTATGAACACACCAACAAATATTGTAGAACCTTTAAAAATAAAAAATATACTGCCAATGTAAAAAGGGATTTAGTATAAAACATTACTTATACCAAATCCCTTATATTAGTTATTTCAATGTATCATTCATTTTTTCTAAAGCTGTCTGAGCATCTTTAATTGCTGTACTTAACTCTTCTTTTTGTTTCGTTGTAAAGAAGCTATAGTTTACATAATCTTCTTTTCCTACTTCATAGTAAGCGATTACTTCTTCGAGTATTGCTAATTTTTCTGTTGCATTTGCAGCACTATTTGCCTCAACACGCGGCATGAAAATTTTAACGATTTCCTGTGCAGCCTCTGTTTGAGCCTTAACAGCGTATACTTCGTTATTAGCAATGCTTGATGTTGTCAAGCGATCTTTTAGCATTGTATCAAACATTAAACTTGCTGATACTAATACATTATTTTTAGTCACATCTAAAGATGATAACGCTTCTTGAAGTGCCTTTACATCACTTGCTAACTTCGATGCAATTTCCTCATATCCAGACGTTTGCTTTTCTGTAAATAAGCCATACGCTAATCGCTGAAATCCAGTCACTTCATTTTCTTTCCCTTTCGTTATTACCCCATTCACCGCTACATCCAACTCTTCAAAATTTGAAGCAATTGGCTGCATTCGCTCATAATACATCGTTACTAACGGATATAGCTTTTGCGCTTCCTCAAGCTTCCCTTCCTTTACGAGTGATGCAAGTAGTTGTGTATCTGTCACAAAATCATCCATTTGCGATGACACAAATTCTTTAAATTTATCTGCCTCAATGGCAACCTCAATCTCAACTTCTTGATGTTGTTCAGGTTGCTCTACAGTGTCCTCTTCTTTTTGTCCACAGGCTGCTAGCACACTCGTTGCTACTAAAATGGCCATTAACGTTTTAGAATATTTCATCCTCTCACCTCTTCATTGTTCAATTACTTTTGCGTGTACGACAAAGCGCTCTGTTTCATCCTGCGATGTTGTGCAAGTCGATAACGTCACAATTTTATCATTTTCAGTTACATCAACCGGCATTTGAATAACAGAACGAATAGAAATTTCCTGCAAAAATTGCTTATAGGATTCATCCGTAAAATCTGTTTCAATATAATAATAATCCGTCGTCGTCTCATAGGCGGCAAAGACTTCTAATTTATACTTACGATTATTTGTTTCAAAATGAAATACAGGATGTTCATCCGCATACTGTTGATCAGCAAACTTTGCAAGCTCGCCAAACATTGTTCCATTCCGCAAAACATGCCCATAAAAAATGGTATGGCGATCATTCATTCGTTCATTTCGGAAATCTACAAAAATGCTGCCCCCTCGACTTTTTTCTCGCAAATAGTTATGGGTTAAATAAAATTCATTATTTGTCGTTTGGAGTACAGGATTATTTAGTCTACTCTTTTCTAATGATAACCACCCGATAATTTCATCATTTTGTCGTTGAAGAGCTGTTATATCATTCTCTAGAACCGTTTTTTGAGCTTCTTCAAGTCCTTCATTCACTTGCCAATAACTCCACACATATTGGATTAGCTGCATAGCGCAAACGATCATCACAACAACACTAAAAAGTCTTAGCCATTTTCTCATTTTAAATACTTAATGGCATCATATACAGCCCTAGTTGCTCATCTTCGTGAAACACTGAATGTACACCATATACTTCCTTTATAACTTCCTTCGTAATAACATCCCGTGGGGCACCTTCTGCAATAATTTGTCCAGCCTTCATTAAAATAATATGATTGCTATAGCGAATTGCCTGGTTAATATCATGCAGTACCATTACGATCGTTAAACCAAACTGCTCATTTAACTGTTTCACTAGCTCTAAAAGTTCGAGCTGATAATAAATATCTAAATAGGTTGTTGGTTCATCCAAACAAAGCATTTCAGATTTTTGGGCCAATGCCATTGCGATCCATACACGCTGACGCTCTCCACCTGAAAGCGCTAATAAATTGTTTTGTCGTTTACTTAATAAGTTTGTACACGTTAATGCCCATGTCACAGCTTCTTCGTCTTCGGTTGAACTCTTTTTAAAAAAAGAAGTATGAGGCATACGTCCATACATGACCAATTTTTCAACAGTCAAGTCATTTGGTATGTCATTTTGCTGATAGACAATAGCAAATTTCTTTGCAAATTCTTTCGGTTTATATTCCACTAAGTCACGATTTTCAAGATGTACCTGTCCTTCTAGCGGCTTATTATTACGGGACATAACACTTAATAACGTCGATTTCCCACAGCCATTTGGTCCGATGATTGTCGTAATTTTACCTTTTGGAATCATTGTCGAAACACCCTTTAAATGGCTTGTCTTCCCATCATGTGAAACAACTACTTGTTTAATATCCATCTTATTTGTCACTCTTTTCTAAGTAAAAATATTAAGAACGGTCCACCGATAATTGCCATTATTGTAGAGGCCGGGATTTCCATTGGCGCAAACATTGTACGTCCTAACGTATCCGCTAATAAGATGATAAAGGCACCAAGAAGTGCTGTAAAAGGAATTAACACCTTATGATCATAACCAACTAAACGGCGTGCAATATGCGGCACTAAAATACCAACAAATGAAATTACTCCCGCTACGACCACTGAAGAAGCCGCAAGCATAACAGCAACAACAGCAATAAAAATACGTGCACCAGTAACATTAAAACCAATGCTTTTTGCTGTTTTATCCGAAAGTACTAACACATTACACCATGCATATAAAACAAATGATAAAATAAGCCCAATTGAACCGTAAATTGCAATGAGTGAAACATCATCCCAAGTTTTTAATGTTAAGATTGATGTAATCGAACCAGCCGTTGATGCCCCGAAGCTAATCATCGCTTCTGTTAAGCCCGAGAACATTGCATTAATAGCAATCCCGACTAGGATTAATTTCAATGGATTTAAACCTGATTTCCAAGATAATAGGAACACGAAGAAGCATGCTAGTGCCCCACCAATAAATGCCGCGAATGGTGAGAAGAAGAATAGTGTCGGAACAAATGACACAATAAATAATTTTGTAAATGCTGCACCAGCTGAAATCCCAATAAAACCAGCATCTGCTAATGGATTACGCATAATCGCCTGCAGTAATACCCCTGCTACCGAAAGTGCCGCCCCTGCAAACAGTGCGACTATAATTCGAGGAAAACGTAAATCTTTAATAGCAGCCATTTTCTCATTATTTGCATCAAACATTCCCGTTAAAAAGTCCATAAATGACATTTGAATACTACCTGTTGTAGCAGAATAGACAATTGTAACGAATAGTAAAATAGTAATTGCCACAAAGCTTATCAATTTTTTTGTCACAGCAAACATCCTTTACTTACAGTAGATTTAACAGAAAAACAATCCCCCCTCAAGATTTTGTTTTTCGTTGTTTGTCATCCCGCTTTAGCGGGGATGAACTTCCACTGATTGAAGTTTTACCTATTAATTATAGAAGATTTCAACTAATTTATTTAAGGCTTCTGGTACATTTAAGGCAGCGGTTGTACCGAATAATTCCTCTTCTAAATCATATACCTCGCCATTTTTAACTGCGTTGAAGTGCTTCCATACATCGTTCGTTACAAATTCCTCATCAAACATTTTAATTACTTCATCCGGCATTCCATGTGCTAATCGTAAAATAATATCTGGATTGGATTCATATAAATATTCCGTATTTGACGGTAAATATTCCGCCTTTTGTCCGGCCATTACATTTTCGCCACCAGCAAGACGAACTAAGTCTCCTGCATAGGAATTTTCTGTTGCTACTAAATAACTACCTGGAACACCAAGTAAAATTAAAACACGTGGTTTTTCCTTGGAACTAGCTGTCGTTTCAACTGCTTCAATTTGCTGTTGCAGCTCTGCGTTAAGTGCTTTTGCTTCCTCAACACGATTATAACGCTCGCCAATTACAGATATTTCATCCATCATCGATTCAATACCTGTTAGATCGACAAAATCAGTTGGAATTTTTAATTGTTCAAATTTATCCTTTAAATCGTACTCTAACGTGGATACGGACAATACTTCGGTCGGATTCAATGATTTTATAATTTCTGCATCCGGATCCATCGCATTCCCGATGTTTGGTAAGTCATCAAAGCGAGATGGTAATTCCTTTACAGTGTCTGGAATCGCAATCGCATCTAAGTTCAATCTGTCTAAAATTTGTGCAATGACAACCGTCCCAGCTATAATACGATGCTCTTCCTCCTGTGCAGTCGCTGACGTATGTTCACCTGTTGTCTTGTTAGCAGGTGTTTCAGCTTCAGATGAATCATCACCACAGCCAGTAAGAACAGCAATACTTAACGCTAATCCTGTAAGCCATTTTTTCATAATACTTCCTCCTTAAGCGAATTAAACTGAAGTAAAATTTCATCCATTCGAGATGGAATTTTACTTCAACTTAATAAACGTATCGTTCTCTTCTAAATTACCTTTCTTGAAAAAAGGCAGTGACTCCCGCTTACGCGAAAGTCCTGCACTTCAAAGTCTACTTATTTTAAACCTTCAAGAACGTTTAATGAGTTATTAACAATTTTAGCCATTTGAGAGCGAGTTAATACAGCATTTGGTGTAACTTTACCTTGGTAGCCAGTCATAATACCTAAGTGGTTTAACTCTGCGATTGCTTTTACTGCTTCAGCATCCTTTGGTAAGTCAGTGAAGTTTGCAGTAGCACCTGTTGGTTCATAACCGTTTTTCACTAATAAACGGTAGATCATTAATGCAGCGTGTTGACGTTTAATGCCGTCCCCAGCACCAAAAGTTGTTGCAGTTGTACCGTTAATAATGCCGTATGCGTTTAATGCTTTTACTGCATCTTGCGTTTCTGCATCTAACTTCGCGATATCAGTGAAGTTCGTTGTAGCTGGAACATCTAAATCTAAAGCACGATTTAACATTAATGCAAATTGATAGCGTTTTAATGGATCTTTCGGATTAAACTTATCTGCTTCTTTGAAAATATCAGCAGAATATAAGTTTACAATGTAACCATAGTGCCCATCTTTTACAATATCAGTGAATGGGTTTTGCTTACCGCCAAACTGTAATTGTAAAGCATGCTTCGTTTCATATAAAGTTGCACCATTTACAACTACCTTTAAGTCAGCTGTAGCATTGTAAATTGTAGATAAATCACCTACTGATACAGTGTAGATTTTTACAGTGTTTGCCCCTTCAACCTCTTCTGATTTTAATGCCACTGTAGCACCTTCCACTTTGAAGTCGATTAAATGTTGGCCTTCTGGGAAAGTTACATCTACATCATAACCTGCAGCAGTTTCTGTAATTGTTACTTCATCGTCTAAATATTTGTTATGCATAATTGATAATTCGTTTGTGCCATCTTTATATACATAAACTGGTGCAGTTGTAGCTGTTGGCTCTTCTGGCTTCACTTCTGGAGTTGTACCTACTTCTGGTAATACAAGATTAGCTGTTTCGATTGCAAAACCAAAGTCGTGTGACATCATACGGCCACCACCAACATTCAAATCAATTTTAGCAGCATGTAAGTCACCAATTGAATCGATTTCAAAGCTGAATACACGAACATCTCCTTCATTAGCTGTTCCTGAAATTACTTCTGCTTCTTTACCTTCTACTGTAATCGCAGTGATCATATGATTCGATTTTGCAATCGTAGAAATCTCAACAAAATATTTACCTTCTTTAACTACTAATTTTGCATTAGGAGATAGTTGTCCTGTAATAGAAGTGTAATTACCAACATTCCCTTTGTATGCATCCCATTTTACATCGTATGAACCATTTGCAACTGACTTGTATTCTTTAGGAGTGAATAACTTTTCTTCTTTTGGCTCTTCTGGCTTTGTTTCTGTTTCTCCACCAGTAATTGTAGATTTATCTGGCGTTAATGTCGCTGTAGATTTTAATGGGTTACCCATAAGTAGAACTTCTAATTCAATTGTTACAGGTGCATATTCTTCAGTAACAGGTACATAAATATGTTTTTTTCCACTGTGTTCAATGATAATTGATTTCCCATCAACCGTCGCTGAAGTAATCATTGCTAAAAGAGCGTCAGATGCAGCAATTTCAATGTACTTTTTACCGCTCATTTCGACTAATTTACCTGGACCCTTAATATAATTTCCTAAATGTCCTGTTGCATCCTCTACTTTAAAATCGATTGTTTGAGTTGCTGCAGTTGTAGTTGTATCTGTAGATTTTGTTACTGTACCGCCTACCTCAGCAGATACCGCCATAGCTGGCACGATGGCAGAAGTCGCTAATAATGAAGCGATTACTACTTTTGTTGCTTTTGATTGTTTAGCCATTGCTAATTTCCTCCCCGTATTACCCAATAGTTTTTGATTTTTTTGTGCGAATAAATACAATCAATGCCGCCGCGAAAAGTAACATAGCAAAGATTGGTAAATTATCGCTCGTCTCTGGATTTTCTACTACCTCAGATTGTTCAGCTTGCTCGTTTTCAGAAGAAGCAACCTGCTCCTCTGACTTAGAGGAATCATCATTTTCTGTTGAAGTACTCGACTGCTCATTTGATGACCCAGTTTGTTCTTTTTCTTTTGATGTTGCTGGTGTATTTGAAGAAGTATTACTTCCTGACGACTGATTTGTTGACCCTGCGTTCGTCGCTGGTGATGTTGTTGCAGGCGTCGTTTGTTTTGGCTCCTGTTTTGGTTCCTCTTGTTTTGCTTGAGGTAGTGCACTGCTATCAAAAACGAAATCAACACTATAAGCATGATGATAATCTATATCATCAATATCAATTTTCATTCCGATTGTTACTAAATTTGCATTAGATAATGAAAACTGTACAACGCGCTGATCGGCAGCTTCATTTGTACTAATTAACTTAGCACCGCCTGGGGGATTAAATTCTGTCACCCATGCGCTTTTCTTAATTGTTAGCTGCATTGTCATTTTACCGTTATTAACAGTTAATTTTGCAGGCTTTAAAAAATAGTCGTTCGCCATTGAGGCAGAGTTACTACCTGGCTTGTTTACTTGATAATTCACGCTATAAGTACCGTCAGCTATGGCCGCATTCCCAATTGCAGGTAATTGTAGGCCTACAATTAAAATAGCAATCAATACGGTTAAGAGATATTTTTTCATGCCAGTCCCCTCCCTTTCCTTCAAATTCTCAATTGTCTAATAGAGAACATTTCTCATTACCATTCTCTAGCATGCCATAAATTTTTCAGATTCACAAATGTCAACACGAGAAAATTTACTATTTCATTTCAATTTTTGAATAAGATTCATGAATTTGTCAGAAACTCTTGTTGATTTTTATTAAAACAAAAAAAGATATAGCTACATTATTTGTAGATATATCCTTTTTTAGGATTACTTATTCACTTTTTCTGGGTGAAAGCCATCTCGTTGTAAATAGTTTTCGTGTGCCCAAATATTTAATTTCTCTTTTTCAGCAAGTTGTTGAATTTCTAGTAATTCCTTTTCAAGCGTATCATTCGGCTTGTTCACATAACGAACAGCTGCTAATCCTTCACTTAACAAAATTTCATGCAAGCTCACACCATCTACGAATACATATGCTAACAAACGATCATATTTATCCGTTTCAGGTCCTTTATCAAATATCAGTTGTACTGTTTCTGCCTGCTTTAATAAT belongs to Solibacillus sp. FSL R7-0682 and includes:
- a CDS encoding aldehyde dehydrogenase — protein: MNFTAQELDQMIESQRSFYFTGATKDIEFRKQQLVLLKETIKKYEAQVIEALALDLRKSEFEAYSNEIGIVYDSISYFLKNLDEWMKPQSIKTPLHFQPAKSFIVREPYGVTCIIGPFNYPFQLVIEPLIGAIIGGNTAIIKPSESAVHTAIMIKKIIEETFPANYVRVVEGEKDEVTALIHAPFDYIFFTGSVAVGKVVAKAAAERLTPITLELGGKSPVIVDQTANLDVAAKRIAWGKFNNTGQTCVAPDYVLVHESVAKKFSKIMKKTIREFFGVDAQKSADYGRIINERQFDRLQKLIDQERQTVTFGGSTDREDLYIEPTILENITWNSPSMEDELFGPILPILTFKELPQAIHEIRKLPKPLSAYLFSENEKAIAYFLQELPFGGGCINDVITHVGNTYLPFGGVGPSGVNSYHGKASFENFTHAKSIMQRSNKLANSLLYPPYKQKVKLVRTIMK
- a CDS encoding EfeM/EfeO family lipoprotein, with amino-acid sequence MKYSKTLMAILVATSVLAACGQKEEDTVEQPEQHQEVEIEVAIEADKFKEFVSSQMDDFVTDTQLLASLVKEGKLEEAQKLYPLVTMYYERMQPIASNFEELDVAVNGVITKGKENEVTGFQRLAYGLFTEKQTSGYEEIASKLASDVKALQEALSSLDVTKNNVLVSASLMFDTMLKDRLTTSSIANNEVYAVKAQTEAAQEIVKIFMPRVEANSAANATEKLAILEEVIAYYEVGKEDYVNYSFFTTKQKEELSTAIKDAQTALEKMNDTLK
- the srtB gene encoding class B sortase, which codes for MRKWLRLFSVVVMIVCAMQLIQYVWSYWQVNEGLEEAQKTVLENDITALQRQNDEIIGWLSLEKSRLNNPVLQTTNNEFYLTHNYLREKSRGGSIFVDFRNERMNDRHTIFYGHVLRNGTMFGELAKFADQQYADEHPVFHFETNNRKYKLEVFAAYETTTDYYYIETDFTDESYKQFLQEISIRSVIQMPVDVTENDKIVTLSTCTTSQDETERFVVHAKVIEQ
- a CDS encoding ABC transporter ATP-binding protein codes for the protein MDIKQVVVSHDGKTSHLKGVSTMIPKGKITTIIGPNGCGKSTLLSVMSRNNKPLEGQVHLENRDLVEYKPKEFAKKFAIVYQQNDIPNDLTVEKLVMYGRMPHTSFFKKSSTEDEEAVTWALTCTNLLSKRQNNLLALSGGERQRVWIAMALAQKSEMLCLDEPTTYLDIYYQLELLELVKQLNEQFGLTIVMVLHDINQAIRYSNHIILMKAGQIIAEGAPRDVITKEVIKEVYGVHSVFHEDEQLGLYMMPLSI
- a CDS encoding FecCD family ABC transporter permease gives rise to the protein MTKKLISFVAITILLFVTIVYSATTGSIQMSFMDFLTGMFDANNEKMAAIKDLRFPRIIVALFAGAALSVAGVLLQAIMRNPLADAGFIGISAGAAFTKLFIVSFVPTLFFFSPFAAFIGGALACFFVFLLSWKSGLNPLKLILVGIAINAMFSGLTEAMISFGASTAGSITSILTLKTWDDVSLIAIYGSIGLILSFVLYAWCNVLVLSDKTAKSIGFNVTGARIFIAVVAVMLAASSVVVAGVISFVGILVPHIARRLVGYDHKVLIPFTALLGAFIILLADTLGRTMFAPMEIPASTIMAIIGGPFLIFLLRKE
- the isdE gene encoding heme ABC transporter substrate-binding protein IsdE, which encodes MKKWLTGLALSIAVLTGCGDDSSEAETPANKTTGEHTSATAQEEEHRIIAGTVVIAQILDRLNLDAIAIPDTVKELPSRFDDLPNIGNAMDPDAEIIKSLNPTEVLSVSTLEYDLKDKFEQLKIPTDFVDLTGIESMMDEISVIGERYNRVEEAKALNAELQQQIEAVETTASSKEKPRVLILLGVPGSYLVATENSYAGDLVRLAGGENVMAGQKAEYLPSNTEYLYESNPDIILRLAHGMPDEVIKMFDEEFVTNDVWKHFNAVKNGEVYDLEEELFGTTAALNVPEALNKLVEIFYN
- a CDS encoding S-layer homology domain-containing protein; translation: MAKQSKATKVVIASLLATSAIVPAMAVSAEVGGTVTKSTDTTTTAATQTIDFKVEDATGHLGNYIKGPGKLVEMSGKKYIEIAASDALLAMITSATVDGKSIIIEHSGKKHIYVPVTEEYAPVTIELEVLLMGNPLKSTATLTPDKSTITGGETETKPEEPKEEKLFTPKEYKSVANGSYDVKWDAYKGNVGNYTSITGQLSPNAKLVVKEGKYFVEISTIAKSNHMITAITVEGKEAEVISGTANEGDVRVFSFEIDSIGDLHAAKIDLNVGGGRMMSHDFGFAIETANLVLPEVGTTPEVKPEEPTATTAPVYVYKDGTNELSIMHNKYLDDEVTITETAAGYDVDVTFPEGQHLIDFKVEGATVALKSEEVEGANTVKIYTVSVGDLSTIYNATADLKVVVNGATLYETKHALQLQFGGKQNPFTDIVKDGHYGYIVNLYSADIFKEADKFNPKDPLKRYQFALMLNRALDLDVPATTNFTDIAKLDAETQDAVKALNAYGIINGTTATTFGAGDGIKRQHAALMIYRLLVKNGYEPTGATANFTDLPKDAEAVKAIAELNHLGIMTGYQGKVTPNAVLTRSQMAKIVNNSLNVLEGLK
- the isdC gene encoding heme uptake protein IsdC, coding for MKKYLLTVLIAILIVGLQLPAIGNAAIADGTYSVNYQVNKPGSNSASMANDYFLKPAKLTVNNGKMTMQLTIKKSAWVTEFNPPGGAKLISTNEAADQRVVQFSLSNANLVTIGMKIDIDDIDYHHAYSVDFVFDSSALPQAKQEEPKQEPKQTTPATTSPATNAGSTNQSSGSNTSSNTPATSKEKEQTGSSNEQSSTSTENDDSSKSEEQVASSENEQAEQSEVVENPETSDNLPIFAMLLFAAALIVFIRTKKSKTIG